Proteins encoded within one genomic window of Spiribacter curvatus:
- the waaF gene encoding lipopolysaccharide heptosyltransferase II has translation MTDQPSDAILVVGPGWVGDMVMAQSLFRALKREAPDRAIDVIAPSWGQALLERMPEVRHTFTLPVAHGELGLIRRWRLGQALKRLLHARAIVLPRSAKAALIPWIARIPKRTGYLGEHRYGLLNDIRPLNRERTYRTVDRFVALAESNASKFAQFGTAQFGTGTNPPPIEPPQLISSSDQQQATLAALGLNGRFGTGTILTLCPGAEYGPAKRWPAGYFAALAREYLERGWQVGLLGSDKDSELAQAIASEAPEVIDLTGETTLSQAIDLLAASTVVVTNDSGLMHIAAATPASVIALYGSSDPQYTPPLSHHATVIYRGLECSPCFERYCPLGHLNCLRGITPDYVTHTIDQQLSQLS, from the coding sequence ATGACCGACCAGCCCAGCGACGCCATCCTCGTCGTCGGGCCGGGCTGGGTAGGCGACATGGTGATGGCACAGAGCCTCTTTCGAGCGCTCAAGCGTGAGGCACCCGACCGCGCAATCGATGTAATCGCTCCCTCTTGGGGACAGGCACTTCTCGAGCGAATGCCGGAGGTTCGTCACACATTCACCCTACCAGTCGCACATGGCGAGCTGGGACTCATTCGGCGCTGGCGTTTGGGACAGGCACTCAAACGCCTCCTCCACGCTCGAGCGATCGTACTGCCGCGCTCGGCAAAGGCCGCCCTTATCCCCTGGATCGCGCGTATTCCAAAACGCACTGGCTACCTGGGCGAACATCGCTACGGGCTACTCAACGACATCAGACCGCTTAACCGGGAGCGCACCTACCGAACAGTCGATCGCTTCGTCGCGCTGGCCGAGTCAAATGCCTCGAAGTTTGCACAGTTTGGGACTGCACAGTTTGGGACAGGCACAAACCCACCACCCATCGAACCGCCACAGCTCATTAGTTCCAGCGATCAGCAGCAAGCGACTCTCGCAGCATTGGGACTCAATGGAAGGTTTGGGACAGGCACAATCCTCACCCTCTGCCCTGGCGCCGAGTACGGCCCGGCGAAACGCTGGCCCGCGGGATATTTTGCTGCGCTGGCGAGGGAGTATCTGGAGCGCGGCTGGCAGGTAGGGCTGCTCGGTTCTGATAAGGACAGTGAGCTGGCCCAGGCGATTGCCAGCGAGGCCCCCGAAGTCATCGACCTGACGGGCGAGACCACGCTCAGTCAGGCCATCGATCTGCTCGCGGCCAGTACGGTGGTCGTCACGAACGACTCCGGACTCATGCATATTGCCGCCGCCACACCCGCTTCAGTCATCGCCCTGTACGGTTCATCAGATCCTCAATATACTCCGCCACTTAGCCACCATGCGACGGTTATCTATCGAGGCCTCGAGTGCAGTCCCTGCTTCGAGCGATACTGCCCGCTCGGGCACCTCAACTGTCTGCGTGGTATCACACCGGACTATGTGACCCACACGATCGATCAGCAACTGAGTCAACTCAGCTGA
- a CDS encoding zinc-finger domain-containing protein: MPDPQTHDRNDLIRPNSENRYEITVDDLPLSCPMPGMYLWNSHPRVYLPVHKTGHAKCHYCGAEFFIRNFDPDDPALAEHHRRE, encoded by the coding sequence GTGCCCGATCCGCAGACGCACGACCGCAACGACCTGATCAGACCCAATAGCGAGAACCGCTACGAGATCACGGTGGACGATCTCCCGCTATCCTGCCCGATGCCCGGGATGTATCTGTGGAACAGTCACCCGCGGGTCTATCTGCCAGTGCACAAGACAGGGCATGCGAAGTGCCACTATTGTGGAGCGGAGTTCTTCATCCGTAACTTCGATCCGGATGATCCGGCGCTGGCCGAACATCATCGCCGGGAGTGA
- a CDS encoding sulfotransferase family protein — protein sequence MIVLHDPGILFLKSRKTAGSSLEIALSAFAQAGDVITPFDLGGHDDNARAELGYKGPMNHMKPFSELLTRPTWRDFRDLVKGKPLRRHHDHSAARRAKWHLGARTWNRLAKVSIVRNPWDYMVSSYYWANRDREKLPDFKSWCLSNHRLVDRNHRQYFIGDQCVIDHFIRFEHFTEDLQDLEKKFPALTGVANLFAGMTAKKGVRPKSGPSLVELFSAAPEVDRLIRKRCRFEIETFGYQGPRLEDT from the coding sequence ATGATCGTTCTCCATGATCCAGGCATTCTCTTTCTCAAGTCGCGCAAGACGGCTGGGAGTTCATTAGAGATTGCGTTGTCGGCCTTTGCACAGGCGGGTGATGTCATTACGCCGTTTGATTTAGGTGGTCATGACGACAATGCAAGGGCGGAACTCGGATACAAGGGGCCAATGAATCATATGAAGCCTTTCTCGGAGCTTTTAACGCGCCCTACGTGGCGCGACTTTCGAGATCTCGTTAAAGGCAAGCCTCTACGTCGGCATCATGATCATAGTGCAGCCCGTCGTGCCAAGTGGCATCTCGGGGCGCGGACGTGGAATCGTCTGGCCAAAGTGTCAATCGTGCGCAACCCCTGGGACTATATGGTGTCCTCTTATTACTGGGCCAATCGAGATCGTGAAAAGCTTCCGGATTTCAAAAGCTGGTGTCTGAGTAATCATCGCCTTGTTGATCGTAACCACCGGCAGTATTTTATCGGCGATCAATGTGTGATTGATCACTTCATTCGGTTCGAGCACTTTACCGAAGATCTTCAGGATCTTGAGAAAAAATTTCCCGCGCTCACTGGTGTGGCCAATCTATTCGCAGGTATGACGGCAAAAAAGGGTGTTCGTCCCAAGTCAGGCCCCAGCTTGGTCGAGCTTTTCAGCGCGGCACCGGAAGTTGACCGACTCATCCGCAAGCGCTGCCGCTTCGAGATCGAAACCTTTGGTTATCAAGGCCCGAGATTGGAGGACACATGA
- a CDS encoding lysophospholipid acyltransferase family protein, whose translation MTDSAPPSADERVPLHGRARAIDVALRLLSRLSLPALHRLGNAAAWLTERLRREEWHVARVNADLCFPDWSEEARQRLARASLRENAKVLFELAAVWHWPLPRVLGLIKAVDGADVVDDAIAEGRGLLVIAPHHGAWELLQIWLAQRVRLNALYRPPRWAELEALLNRGRSRSGAVFWPARPSGIRALFKALKAGEAVGVLPDQSPPGEGVFVPFFGRNAKTMTLFGKLAARTDAPVIIGWAERLERGAGYRLHWRRVAEPVDDADPAVAAAALNREIERLVRESPEQYQWTYRRFAKRESMTLNPYKRIKGVK comes from the coding sequence GTGACTGACTCGGCCCCTCCCTCCGCCGATGAGCGCGTCCCTCTGCATGGGCGCGCAAGGGCGATTGATGTCGCCCTCCGGCTCCTATCCCGGCTGTCCCTGCCCGCCCTGCACCGCCTCGGCAATGCCGCGGCGTGGCTGACCGAGCGCCTCCGCCGCGAAGAGTGGCATGTCGCGCGGGTCAACGCCGATCTGTGTTTCCCCGACTGGTCCGAGGAGGCGCGTCAGCGCCTCGCCCGGGCATCGCTTCGCGAGAATGCCAAGGTGCTCTTCGAGCTCGCCGCGGTCTGGCACTGGCCGTTGCCACGGGTGCTGGGGCTGATCAAGGCCGTCGACGGCGCTGATGTCGTGGATGATGCAATCGCCGAAGGCCGGGGCCTTTTGGTGATTGCCCCGCATCATGGCGCCTGGGAGCTCTTACAGATCTGGCTTGCGCAGCGTGTGAGACTCAATGCGCTCTATCGTCCTCCCCGATGGGCTGAGCTCGAAGCGTTACTCAATCGCGGGCGCTCCCGCAGCGGGGCGGTCTTCTGGCCTGCGCGACCGTCGGGTATTCGCGCGCTGTTCAAGGCCCTGAAGGCGGGTGAAGCGGTGGGGGTGTTGCCTGATCAGTCGCCACCGGGTGAGGGCGTCTTCGTGCCATTCTTCGGTCGCAACGCCAAGACCATGACCCTGTTCGGCAAACTGGCGGCGCGCACCGATGCGCCGGTCATCATTGGTTGGGCCGAGCGTCTGGAACGGGGCGCGGGGTATCGTCTGCACTGGCGACGGGTGGCGGAGCCGGTGGATGATGCCGACCCGGCGGTTGCCGCGGCGGCGCTCAACCGGGAAATCGAGCGCCTGGTACGGGAGTCTCCTGAGCAGTATCAGTGGACCTATCGGCGGTTTGCCAAGCGGGAATCGATGACTTTGAATCCATACAAAAGGATAAAGGGCGTTAAATGA
- a CDS encoding lysophospholipid acyltransferase family protein: protein MSDSSSATTDLRHRVSQRFSLALLWMLGKLPPRIAFAIGEAVGRLLDHFPTQRRRVAKRNLELCFPELGQAQRDHIIRVNLRYTGRAVAETALAWFGGARVDRIPCKVHGLEHLEAAQSDGSPVVLLSGHFLCIELAARLIGPRIRMAAIYKPMRKKPLMDQAMLRSRSRTLADALPRTELRKIVRTLKEGTPVWYAGDQDYGIRNSEFVPFMGVPTPTTTGLMRLSRMSGARVVPLFFNVNADGSGYEVSLAPAMSGFPTGNDRTDAQWMNAVIERGIRAHPEQYLWLHRRFKHPPPGERPAYANALQKPHNRHGEIQ, encoded by the coding sequence GTGTCCGATTCCAGCTCCGCGACGACCGACCTGCGCCATCGCGTCAGCCAGCGCTTTTCTCTGGCGCTGCTCTGGATGCTCGGGAAATTGCCGCCACGCATTGCCTTCGCAATCGGCGAGGCTGTCGGTCGGCTACTCGATCACTTCCCGACCCAACGACGCAGGGTCGCGAAGCGAAATCTCGAGCTTTGTTTCCCGGAATTGGGACAGGCACAACGTGATCACATCATCCGCGTTAATCTGCGCTACACCGGCCGAGCGGTAGCGGAAACCGCGCTTGCCTGGTTCGGGGGTGCGCGTGTCGATCGAATCCCCTGCAAAGTCCATGGGCTGGAGCATCTGGAAGCAGCGCAATCGGACGGGTCGCCAGTCGTTCTGCTATCGGGGCATTTTCTATGTATTGAGCTCGCCGCCCGGCTGATCGGGCCCCGGATCCGGATGGCTGCGATTTACAAGCCGATGCGTAAAAAACCGCTCATGGACCAAGCGATGCTGCGGAGCCGGTCGCGGACGCTGGCAGATGCACTGCCACGCACGGAGCTGCGGAAAATCGTGCGGACACTCAAAGAGGGAACGCCAGTCTGGTATGCGGGGGATCAGGACTATGGCATCCGCAACAGCGAATTCGTGCCCTTCATGGGTGTTCCGACACCGACCACGACCGGATTGATGCGTCTCAGCAGAATGAGCGGCGCGAGGGTCGTACCGCTGTTTTTCAACGTCAACGCCGATGGCAGCGGCTATGAAGTCTCTCTGGCACCGGCGATGTCGGGATTCCCGACCGGTAATGACCGCACCGATGCCCAATGGATGAATGCGGTCATCGAACGGGGGATCCGCGCGCATCCCGAGCAGTATCTCTGGCTCCACCGCCGGTTCAAGCACCCGCCACCAGGCGAGCGGCCAGCCTATGCCAATGCGCTGCAGAAACCCCACAACCGCCATGGAGAGATCCAATGA
- a CDS encoding glycosyltransferase: MTQDTRPPKVLIAARQSHITEVEMIKGLRQSGIDIHAAFESTSPQLQALQDAGVPVRTLDLRSNADFRSARRIRRWIKEEGFEIVHGLANRPVANLIWASYGLRNKVVAYRGTAGHVSRWDPTCYIKWLNPRINRIVCVSKAVERNLAANGVSPDKLITIYKGQDLRWYADLDPAKGRAAVDQEFGIPSGTLLIGMAANMRTVKGADLLLRALMELPDHVHGFFIGEVRDPIIDELARDRRISHRVHFTGFRPDAPQLAGALDINVAPSRSREGLSKSVIEAMAQRIPTVVSDVGGLPELLGEDGAQYVFPAGDSALFLERLKSLVEAPHERQQAGNQARHRVETVFNLQATVEKTRKTYYDLVR; the protein is encoded by the coding sequence ATGACCCAAGACACGCGCCCACCCAAAGTCCTGATCGCAGCACGCCAGAGCCATATCACCGAGGTCGAGATGATCAAGGGGCTGCGACAGAGCGGCATCGATATCCACGCAGCATTTGAATCCACATCGCCCCAGCTGCAGGCGCTGCAGGACGCAGGCGTCCCAGTCCGTACACTTGATCTGCGAAGCAATGCCGATTTCCGCAGTGCACGCCGAATACGCCGCTGGATCAAGGAAGAGGGATTTGAGATTGTCCACGGCCTTGCAAACCGACCCGTGGCCAACCTCATTTGGGCTAGTTATGGCCTGCGCAATAAAGTCGTTGCCTACCGTGGAACCGCCGGTCATGTATCACGCTGGGATCCCACCTGTTACATCAAATGGCTGAATCCACGCATTAACAGAATCGTCTGTGTCTCGAAGGCCGTCGAACGGAACCTCGCGGCGAATGGCGTCAGCCCGGACAAACTGATCACCATCTACAAAGGCCAGGATTTGCGGTGGTATGCAGATCTTGATCCTGCAAAGGGTCGAGCCGCCGTCGATCAGGAATTCGGTATCCCGTCCGGCACCCTTTTGATTGGTATGGCAGCCAATATGCGAACGGTGAAGGGGGCTGATCTGCTACTCCGCGCCCTCATGGAACTACCAGATCATGTCCATGGCTTTTTTATTGGTGAAGTAAGAGATCCGATTATTGACGAGCTCGCCCGTGATAGACGCATTTCCCACCGGGTGCACTTCACCGGATTCCGCCCGGACGCACCTCAGCTGGCCGGTGCACTAGACATTAATGTCGCCCCGTCACGCTCTCGCGAGGGCTTAAGCAAGTCAGTCATCGAGGCCATGGCGCAGCGTATCCCGACAGTGGTATCCGATGTCGGTGGCTTGCCGGAATTACTGGGAGAGGACGGCGCGCAATACGTCTTCCCAGCGGGTGACAGCGCTCTTTTCCTCGAACGGCTGAAGTCCTTAGTGGAAGCCCCCCACGAAAGGCAACAGGCCGGCAATCAGGCACGACATCGAGTAGAGACGGTTTTCAATCTACAGGCGACCGTCGAGAAAACCCGTAAAACCTACTACGACCTTGTCCGGTAA
- a CDS encoding glycosyltransferase family 2 protein translates to MGQALPLSVAIITKDEEANLPRLFDSLERLEPAEVIVVDSGSTDSTVAIARDYGAQVIETDWPGHVEQKNRALSACHQPWVLSLDADEPISPELADNLRDLLAKNNAPQRNGYEISRLTYYLGDWLRHVWYPEWRLRLVRRGMAKWTGYNPHDRLEVEGATGRIDGDIHHYSYTGVEDHFRRSIDYAKIGAEALSARGKPFRWHKMIFSPLARFIRLLIFRQGWRDGWRGWIIAWSSMFSGFLKYAFLYEMQRQQRKFGTGTNGTTDRDGSHG, encoded by the coding sequence TTGGGACAGGCACTTCCCTTATCCGTCGCCATCATCACCAAAGATGAAGAGGCGAATCTGCCGCGACTCTTCGACAGCCTCGAGCGTCTGGAACCAGCCGAGGTGATCGTCGTTGATTCGGGATCGACGGACTCGACGGTGGCCATCGCCCGCGATTACGGCGCCCAGGTTATCGAGACTGACTGGCCAGGGCACGTCGAGCAGAAAAACCGGGCACTCTCGGCCTGTCATCAGCCCTGGGTCCTCTCCCTGGACGCTGATGAGCCAATCAGTCCCGAACTGGCTGATAATCTCCGCGATCTGCTCGCGAAAAACAACGCTCCCCAGAGAAACGGCTACGAGATCAGCCGTCTCACCTATTACCTGGGCGACTGGTTACGCCACGTCTGGTATCCCGAATGGCGTCTGCGACTGGTGCGTCGCGGCATGGCGAAGTGGACGGGCTATAACCCGCATGATCGCCTTGAGGTAGAGGGGGCAACGGGACGTATCGACGGAGATATCCACCATTACTCCTACACCGGTGTCGAGGATCATTTCCGTCGGAGTATCGATTACGCAAAGATCGGCGCGGAGGCCCTGTCTGCCCGCGGCAAGCCATTTCGGTGGCATAAGATGATCTTTTCGCCACTGGCCCGCTTCATCCGCCTACTGATCTTCCGCCAAGGCTGGCGGGATGGATGGCGTGGCTGGATCATCGCCTGGTCTTCCATGTTCTCCGGTTTTCTCAAGTATGCATTCCTCTACGAAATGCAGCGCCAGCAGCGCAAGTTTGGGACAGGCACAAACGGAACCACTGACCGAGATGGAAGCCACGGTTAG
- a CDS encoding UDP-glucuronic acid decarboxylase family protein yields MPTRNHFRKTYLVTGGAGFIGSHLCDRLIAAGHGVLCVDNYLTGSRDNIAHLLGNPYFEAMRHDVTFPLFVEVDGIFNLACPASPVHYQRDPVQTTKTSVHGAINMLGLAKRLNVPILQASTSEVYGDPEIHPQTEDYWGHVNPIGTRSCYDEGKRCAETLFFDYHREHNLEIKVARIFNTYGPRMHPNDGRVVSNFIMQALRGEDITLYGDGEQTRSFCYVDDLVEGLIRLMDTGPAVTGPVNLGNPGEFTMRELAHQAIMATGAGSRMIHAPLPADDPRQRQPDITIAKDALAWTPQVALIDGLKPTVAYFRDLVERGLS; encoded by the coding sequence ATGCCGACTCGCAACCACTTCCGTAAAACCTATCTCGTCACCGGCGGCGCAGGATTCATCGGCTCGCATTTATGTGATCGGCTTATAGCGGCCGGACATGGAGTACTCTGCGTCGACAACTACCTCACGGGCAGCCGCGATAACATCGCTCATCTTTTGGGCAACCCTTACTTTGAGGCGATGCGCCACGATGTCACGTTCCCGCTTTTCGTCGAGGTCGATGGCATCTTCAACCTCGCCTGCCCTGCCTCTCCAGTGCACTACCAGCGGGATCCGGTTCAGACCACCAAGACCAGCGTGCATGGCGCCATCAACATGCTGGGACTGGCCAAAAGGCTGAATGTACCGATTCTTCAGGCCTCCACCAGCGAGGTGTATGGCGATCCTGAGATCCATCCGCAGACCGAGGATTACTGGGGGCACGTTAACCCGATCGGTACCCGTTCTTGTTACGACGAGGGAAAACGCTGCGCCGAGACACTGTTCTTTGACTACCACCGCGAGCATAACCTTGAGATCAAGGTGGCACGAATCTTCAACACATACGGTCCACGCATGCACCCCAACGACGGGCGGGTGGTCTCGAACTTCATCATGCAGGCGCTGCGCGGCGAGGACATCACGCTCTACGGCGACGGTGAGCAGACGCGTTCGTTCTGTTATGTCGATGATCTGGTCGAGGGATTGATCCGTCTGATGGATACCGGTCCAGCGGTCACCGGCCCAGTCAATCTCGGTAATCCTGGGGAGTTCACTATGCGGGAGCTCGCCCATCAGGCCATCATGGCAACCGGTGCCGGCAGCCGCATGATCCATGCACCGCTCCCCGCCGATGATCCGAGACAGCGTCAGCCCGACATCACCATCGCCAAAGACGCCCTGGCGTGGACACCACAGGTAGCGCTTATCGATGGACTCAAGCCGACCGTTGCCTACTTCCGTGATCTGGTCGAGCGAGGTCTCAGCTAA
- the rfaD gene encoding ADP-glyceromanno-heptose 6-epimerase yields MIVVTGGAGFIGSNLVHGLNARGREDVVVVDDLTNGEKFLNIRDARIAHYLDQDAFLDWLVENGDETVDAVFHLGACSDTTEWDGRYMMENNYEFSRQSLEISLAYKIPFIYASSAAVYGSNTDFKEEIGAEKPLNMYGYSKALFDRYVADKLPTAHSQIAGLRYFNVYGPREFHKGRMASIARHHYRQLRADGVVKLFEGNDGYGAGEQQRDFVHVNDAVRVNLWLLDNPAVSGVFNCGTGFAEPFNEVARSVIRHAGSGDIDYIPFPDDLRGVYQSYTQADLTALRAAGYSEPFMPVAEGVEHYMTWLDGRGSAGVIDE; encoded by the coding sequence ATGATCGTTGTAACAGGCGGCGCCGGCTTTATCGGCAGCAATCTGGTCCATGGCCTGAACGCGCGCGGCCGCGAGGATGTTGTGGTTGTTGATGATCTGACCAACGGCGAAAAATTCCTCAATATCCGAGATGCGCGTATTGCCCATTATCTCGATCAGGATGCCTTTCTGGACTGGCTGGTTGAGAATGGGGACGAGACGGTCGATGCCGTTTTCCACCTTGGTGCCTGCTCGGATACAACCGAGTGGGACGGTCGCTATATGATGGAGAACAACTACGAATTCTCCCGACAGTCACTCGAGATATCCCTGGCGTACAAGATTCCATTTATCTATGCATCGTCAGCTGCCGTTTATGGATCGAATACCGATTTCAAAGAAGAAATCGGCGCCGAGAAACCCTTGAACATGTACGGGTACTCAAAGGCGTTGTTCGACCGATACGTTGCTGACAAGCTACCGACGGCTCACTCCCAAATTGCCGGTCTCCGCTATTTCAACGTATATGGTCCGAGAGAATTTCACAAAGGCCGGATGGCGAGCATCGCCCGGCATCACTACCGGCAGCTGCGTGCCGACGGCGTAGTGAAACTCTTTGAGGGCAACGACGGCTATGGAGCAGGCGAACAGCAGCGTGATTTTGTCCACGTGAATGACGCCGTGCGGGTCAATCTGTGGCTGCTCGACAACCCGGCAGTCAGTGGCGTTTTCAATTGCGGTACGGGCTTCGCTGAGCCCTTCAATGAAGTGGCGCGCTCGGTCATCCGGCATGCGGGCTCCGGTGATATTGACTACATCCCTTTCCCGGATGATCTGCGGGGTGTCTATCAAAGCTACACCCAGGCAGATCTGACGGCCCTGCGCGCTGCGGGTTATTCCGAGCCGTTCATGCCGGTGGCTGAAGGTGTCGAGCATTATATGACCTGGCTCGACGGGCGTGGGTCAGCTGGCGTTATCGATGAGTGA
- a CDS encoding branched-chain amino acid transaminase: MSMADQDGWIWMDGELVPWRDAQVHVLTHTLHYGMGVFEGIRAYNTEQGPAIFRLPEHIRRLFDSAKILGMTLPWTPETVREACISAVRENGLDSGYIRPMAFLGAESMGLRADNLQTHLIVAAWSWGSYMGEENMERGIRVRTSSFTRHHVNIAMCRAKANGQYINSMMALQEAVACGYDEAMLLDPEGFVAEGSGENLFMVRDGVIHTPELHSALAGVTRDAIMTIAHEAGYQVRERRITRDEVYVCDEAFFTGTAAEVTPIREVDGRVIGEGRRGPITTDVQSRFFAAVEGRSEIHGDWLTRVV; the protein is encoded by the coding sequence ATGAGTATGGCCGATCAGGACGGCTGGATCTGGATGGACGGTGAGCTGGTGCCCTGGCGGGATGCCCAGGTGCATGTGCTCACCCATACGCTCCACTACGGCATGGGCGTGTTTGAGGGCATTCGGGCTTACAACACGGAGCAGGGTCCAGCGATCTTCCGGCTGCCGGAGCATATCCGCCGGCTGTTCGACTCGGCGAAAATCCTCGGGATGACCCTCCCCTGGACGCCGGAGACGGTTCGCGAGGCCTGCATCAGCGCGGTCCGCGAGAACGGCCTCGACAGCGGCTATATCCGACCCATGGCATTCCTCGGTGCCGAGAGCATGGGGCTGCGGGCCGATAATCTGCAGACGCATCTCATCGTCGCCGCCTGGAGCTGGGGCTCGTACATGGGCGAGGAGAACATGGAGCGCGGCATCCGCGTCCGGACCTCGTCGTTCACGCGCCATCACGTCAATATCGCGATGTGTCGCGCCAAGGCGAACGGGCAGTACATCAACTCCATGATGGCGCTGCAGGAAGCCGTGGCCTGTGGCTATGACGAGGCCATGCTGCTCGATCCGGAAGGGTTCGTGGCCGAGGGCTCCGGCGAGAATCTGTTCATGGTCCGCGACGGCGTTATTCATACCCCCGAGCTGCACTCGGCGCTGGCCGGTGTCACCCGCGATGCCATCATGACCATTGCCCACGAGGCTGGTTATCAGGTCCGCGAACGCCGGATCACCCGTGACGAGGTCTACGTCTGTGACGAGGCCTTCTTCACCGGGACCGCCGCCGAGGTCACCCCGATCCGCGAGGTCGATGGTCGAGTGATCGGCGAGGGCCGACGCGGACCGATTACCACCGATGTGCAGAGCCGTTTCTTCGCCGCCGTTGAAGGCCGCTCGGAGATCCACGGCGACTGGCTGACCCGCGTCGTCTGA
- a CDS encoding glycosyltransferase, with translation MSDGHPRVLHINLARGWRGGEQQTWLLMQALAARGYRQGLCAYPDEPLAKAVRSLKDISVLSPWQCLLSPWMIGVWDVSHAHEARGVYLAWWLKRLRGMRYVVTRRMQQPPKNRAITRRAYQQADRLVGISSAACAAVQSFCPQQTVHRIPSSHSSRTPQPAASADIRRQLISEPDATLIGHAGALRDAHKGQRVLIDAVQRLRARGYPVELVFFGEGADRESLERETSGFTWVRFAGQVSPIQDYLGALDLFAFPSRHEGLGSVLLEAMLAGVPVVATRVGGIPDLIVDSTSGLLVKPNNAAALSDALASLIDEPDLARQLSNHGLHVAASMNAQAMATAYAAIYENA, from the coding sequence ATGAGTGATGGACACCCACGTGTTCTGCATATCAACCTCGCGCGGGGATGGCGGGGAGGCGAGCAGCAGACATGGCTGTTGATGCAGGCGCTTGCGGCAAGAGGATACCGCCAGGGGCTCTGCGCCTATCCTGATGAGCCCCTTGCCAAGGCCGTGCGATCACTGAAGGATATCAGCGTTCTGTCGCCATGGCAGTGTTTGCTGTCGCCATGGATGATCGGCGTATGGGATGTTTCCCATGCCCATGAAGCGCGGGGTGTCTACCTCGCCTGGTGGCTCAAGCGGCTCCGGGGGATGCGATATGTCGTGACCCGGCGAATGCAGCAGCCGCCGAAGAATCGGGCCATTACACGCCGCGCCTACCAACAGGCCGACCGGCTCGTCGGTATTTCGTCAGCGGCCTGTGCGGCGGTGCAGTCCTTCTGTCCACAGCAGACAGTCCATCGAATCCCCTCTTCGCACTCCAGCCGGACGCCACAGCCTGCCGCTTCAGCCGACATTCGCCGGCAGCTGATCAGCGAGCCGGATGCCACACTCATTGGACACGCTGGCGCACTACGGGATGCTCATAAAGGCCAACGGGTACTGATTGATGCAGTGCAACGGTTACGAGCACGTGGTTATCCGGTTGAGCTCGTGTTCTTTGGTGAGGGGGCTGATCGCGAGTCCCTGGAACGAGAAACGAGTGGGTTTACATGGGTACGATTTGCCGGCCAGGTAAGCCCTATTCAGGATTATCTCGGTGCCCTCGATCTATTCGCGTTTCCATCCCGCCATGAGGGGCTTGGTTCTGTGTTGCTGGAGGCGATGCTTGCCGGCGTCCCTGTGGTGGCAACACGGGTTGGTGGCATCCCCGATCTTATCGTGGACTCAACTTCAGGCCTTTTGGTGAAACCGAACAACGCGGCAGCGCTTAGCGACGCTCTTGCGAGCCTGATTGATGAACCGGATTTAGCGCGTCAGTTGAGTAACCACGGTCTCCATGTGGCGGCGTCAATGAACGCCCAGGCGATGGCGACAGCGTACGCGGCGATTTACGAGAATGCATAG